The Quadrisphaera setariae genome contains a region encoding:
- a CDS encoding substrate-binding domain-containing protein, which yields MRISKTLRLAALGVVGAMALAACSSSGGAQENTSNDDGTAAAPAAGGKSYTIAMVTHEQAGDSFWDKIRAGAEASAKAHGIDLKYSNDPDGAKQATLIQNAVDSKVDGIATTMATPDSVGPAAQAAIAAGIPVVAFNSGISDYSKYGVTMYFGSDEDLAGQTVGEKIKAEGGTKTLCVIQAQGSVALDARCNGVTKTAGNTEVLYVNGEDLTSVQSTLQAKLQQDTAISDIVTLGAPIAMTALQAKADAGSQAKIITFDLNADAAQAIQDGKIEFSVDQQPYVQGYMAVTALWLNLSNGNDIGGGKPVLTGPSIVDSSNIGPIVQYAKNNTR from the coding sequence ATGAGGATCTCGAAGACCCTGCGCCTCGCCGCTCTCGGCGTCGTCGGCGCCATGGCGCTCGCCGCCTGCAGCAGCTCCGGCGGTGCTCAGGAGAACACCTCGAACGACGACGGCACCGCCGCGGCCCCCGCCGCGGGCGGGAAGTCCTACACGATCGCCATGGTCACCCACGAGCAGGCCGGCGACTCGTTCTGGGACAAGATCCGCGCCGGCGCCGAGGCCTCCGCGAAGGCCCACGGCATCGACCTGAAGTACTCGAACGACCCCGACGGCGCCAAGCAGGCGACGCTGATCCAGAACGCTGTCGACAGCAAGGTCGACGGCATCGCCACCACCATGGCCACCCCGGACAGCGTCGGCCCCGCCGCACAGGCCGCGATCGCCGCGGGCATCCCGGTGGTCGCCTTCAACTCCGGCATCAGCGACTACAGCAAGTACGGCGTCACCATGTACTTCGGCTCCGACGAGGACCTCGCGGGCCAGACCGTGGGCGAGAAGATCAAGGCCGAGGGGGGCACCAAGACCCTCTGCGTCATCCAGGCCCAGGGGTCCGTGGCCCTCGACGCCCGCTGCAACGGCGTCACCAAGACCGCCGGCAACACCGAGGTCCTCTACGTCAACGGCGAAGACCTCACGTCCGTGCAGTCGACGCTGCAGGCCAAGCTCCAGCAGGACACCGCCATCAGCGACATCGTGACCCTCGGTGCGCCGATCGCCATGACCGCGCTCCAGGCCAAGGCCGACGCGGGCAGCCAGGCGAAGATCATCACTTTCGACCTCAACGCCGACGCAGCCCAGGCCATCCAGGACGGCAAGATCGAGTTCTCGGTCGACCAGCAGCCCTACGTGCAGGGCTACATGGCGGTCACGGCCCTGTGGCTGAACCTCTCCAACGGCAACGACATCGGTGGCGGCAAGCCGGTGCTGACCGGCCCGTCGATCGTCGACTCCAGCAACATCGGCCCGATCGTCCAGTACGCCAAGAACAACACCCGCTGA
- a CDS encoding Gfo/Idh/MocA family protein, protein MTDLRVAVVGVGMMGADHVRRLQTRTAGARTVVVADAFPATAEKVAAAWPGVRVATDPLAAIADDEVDAVVIATPGNTHEELVSACLERGKPVLCEKPLTTDVESSLRLVEAERATGRRLIQVGFMRRFDPEYAALRSLVESDDLGRPLMMHCAHRNASVPPYFTSEMVVLDSLVHEVDCTRFLLGEEITAITVLHPRSRRDVPDGLSDPTFALLETESGALVDVEVNVATGLGYEVRTELVAERGTAMIGLEGGPVVARGGAGSASRGRSVPPSFKERFKAAYDLEFQAWADAARRGTATGPTAWDGYAATAVTTAGVEALRSGQRTEVRLAARS, encoded by the coding sequence CTGACCGACCTGCGGGTCGCCGTCGTGGGCGTCGGGATGATGGGCGCCGACCACGTGCGGCGCCTGCAGACCCGCACCGCCGGCGCCCGCACCGTGGTGGTGGCCGACGCCTTCCCCGCCACGGCCGAGAAGGTCGCCGCCGCCTGGCCGGGCGTCCGAGTGGCCACCGACCCGCTGGCGGCGATCGCTGACGACGAGGTCGACGCCGTCGTCATCGCCACCCCGGGGAACACGCACGAGGAGCTGGTGAGCGCCTGCCTCGAGCGGGGCAAGCCGGTGCTCTGCGAGAAGCCCCTGACCACCGACGTCGAGAGCTCGCTGCGCCTCGTGGAGGCCGAGCGCGCGACGGGGCGCCGGCTCATCCAGGTCGGCTTCATGCGCCGCTTCGACCCGGAGTACGCGGCCCTGCGCAGCCTCGTGGAGTCCGATGACCTCGGACGTCCGCTGATGATGCACTGCGCCCACCGCAACGCCTCGGTACCGCCGTACTTCACCTCCGAGATGGTGGTCCTCGACAGCCTCGTCCACGAGGTCGACTGCACGCGCTTCCTGCTCGGTGAGGAGATCACCGCCATCACGGTGCTCCACCCCCGATCGCGCCGCGACGTCCCGGACGGCCTGTCCGACCCGACGTTCGCCCTGCTGGAGACCGAGAGCGGCGCCCTGGTCGACGTCGAGGTCAACGTGGCCACCGGCCTCGGGTACGAGGTGCGCACCGAGCTCGTCGCCGAGCGCGGCACCGCGATGATCGGCCTGGAGGGCGGCCCGGTCGTCGCCCGCGGGGGTGCCGGCAGCGCCTCGCGCGGCCGCTCCGTGCCGCCGTCGTTCAAGGAGCGGTTCAAGGCCGCGTACGACCTCGAGTTCCAGGCCTGGGCGGACGCCGCCCGCCGCGGCACGGCCACCGGCCCGACCGCGTGGGACGGCTACGCGGCCACGGCGGTCACGACCGCCGGCGTCGAGGCGCTGCGCTCTGGCCAGCGCACCGAGGTCAGGCTCGCGGCGCGGTCCTGA
- a CDS encoding sugar phosphate isomerase/epimerase family protein — translation MKTALDPTPFHHSHSLLEFPRLAAELGFEHLQLTPHRDFIPFFRHPRADDALVKRFKSECDAAGVGIASVLPVLRWSGPDEVDREAAVRAWKRVIQITVDLGVQVIGTEFSGRPEAAERSDASFYRSMEELLPIIEREGVRVLIDPHPDDFVEDGLEALRVIRGLNSPNVGFVYVASHTFHYGHPTDAVMEAAGDLLQLVHVSDTFDHTRSHGLRYISNPPGNAARVHSHLRVGDGDVDFDAFFDGLVRLGFDQRDDTVMCSSVFAEDEDAEAVSRYQLAAMRDGIAAARARAGAA, via the coding sequence GTGAAGACCGCCCTCGACCCCACGCCGTTCCACCACAGCCACTCGCTGCTGGAGTTCCCGCGCCTGGCCGCCGAGCTGGGATTCGAGCACCTGCAGCTCACGCCCCACCGCGACTTCATCCCGTTCTTCCGCCACCCCCGTGCCGACGACGCGCTCGTCAAGCGGTTCAAGTCCGAGTGCGACGCCGCCGGCGTGGGCATCGCCTCGGTGCTGCCGGTGCTGCGCTGGTCCGGACCGGACGAGGTGGACCGCGAGGCCGCGGTCCGCGCGTGGAAGCGCGTCATCCAGATCACGGTCGACCTGGGCGTGCAGGTCATCGGCACCGAGTTCTCCGGCCGTCCCGAGGCCGCCGAGCGCTCCGACGCGTCCTTCTACCGGTCCATGGAGGAGCTGCTGCCGATCATCGAGCGCGAGGGCGTCCGGGTGCTGATCGACCCGCACCCGGACGACTTCGTCGAGGACGGCCTGGAGGCCCTGCGCGTCATCCGCGGCCTGAACAGCCCCAACGTCGGCTTCGTCTACGTGGCCAGCCACACCTTCCACTACGGGCACCCGACCGACGCGGTCATGGAGGCGGCGGGTGACCTGCTGCAGCTCGTCCACGTCTCCGACACCTTCGACCACACCCGCTCCCACGGGCTGCGGTACATCTCCAACCCGCCCGGCAACGCCGCGCGCGTGCACAGCCACCTCAGGGTGGGGGACGGCGACGTCGACTTCGACGCCTTCTTCGACGGCCTCGTGCGCCTCGGCTTCGACCAGCGCGACGACACCGTCATGTGCTCCAGCGTCTTCGCCGAGGACGAGGACGCCGAGGCGGTCTCGCGCTACCAGCTCGCCGCGATGCGCGACGGGATCGCCGCCGCTCGCGCGAGGGCCGGAGCCGCCTGA
- a CDS encoding ABC transporter permease, with protein MSTTVATKNPSPAPSAAQRPRRSLLGQVLARPELGAAAAAIVIALFFLASAPAFRSLAAVSTVLYASSTIGIVAVGVALLMIGGEFDLSSGVAVTTSALTAAITSYQLSLNVWVGVLVSLVVALAIGFVNGWLVMRTGIPSFLVTLSTFFVLQGVNLGVTKLLTGTVATANISDMDGFASARAVFAGTLSLGPLNLKITVLWWAVFTVVATWVLLRTRVGNWIFAVGGNQASARAVGVPVRKVKIGLFMGVAFLAWFLGMHLLFAFSTVQSGVGVGNEFVYIIAAVVGGALLTGGYGSAVGSAIGAIIFGMTTQGIVYAGWDPNWFKTFLGVMLLLAVLVNLYIKNVAARRV; from the coding sequence ATGTCCACCACCGTGGCGACCAAGAACCCGTCACCGGCCCCGTCCGCGGCGCAGCGCCCCCGCCGGTCCCTCCTCGGCCAGGTCCTCGCCCGACCCGAGCTCGGCGCCGCGGCAGCGGCCATCGTCATCGCCCTCTTCTTCCTCGCCTCCGCGCCGGCGTTCCGCAGCCTCGCCGCGGTCTCGACCGTCCTGTACGCCAGCTCGACCATCGGCATCGTCGCCGTCGGGGTCGCGCTGCTCATGATCGGTGGCGAGTTCGACCTGTCGTCCGGCGTCGCCGTGACGACCTCCGCCCTGACGGCGGCCATCACCAGCTACCAGCTCTCGCTCAACGTCTGGGTGGGGGTGCTGGTCTCCCTCGTGGTCGCCCTCGCCATCGGCTTCGTCAACGGGTGGCTGGTGATGCGGACCGGCATCCCGAGCTTCCTCGTCACGCTGAGCACGTTCTTCGTGCTGCAGGGCGTCAACCTGGGTGTCACCAAGCTGCTCACCGGCACCGTGGCCACGGCCAACATCAGCGACATGGACGGCTTCGCGTCGGCCAGGGCGGTCTTCGCCGGCACCCTCTCGCTGGGCCCCCTCAACCTCAAGATCACCGTGCTCTGGTGGGCGGTCTTCACCGTCGTGGCCACCTGGGTGCTGCTCCGCACCCGCGTGGGGAACTGGATCTTCGCCGTCGGTGGCAACCAGGCGAGCGCCCGCGCCGTCGGCGTCCCCGTCCGCAAGGTGAAGATCGGCCTCTTCATGGGCGTGGCGTTCCTGGCCTGGTTCCTCGGCATGCACCTGCTCTTCGCCTTCAGCACCGTCCAGTCGGGCGTCGGCGTGGGCAACGAGTTCGTCTACATCATCGCCGCGGTGGTCGGCGGCGCCCTGCTCACCGGGGGCTACGGCTCGGCGGTGGGCTCGGCGATCGGCGCGATCATCTTCGGGATGACCACCCAGGGCATCGTCTACGCCGGCTGGGACCCGAACTGGTTCAAGACCTTCCTCGGCGTGATGCTCCTGCTCGCCGTGCTGGTCAACCTGTACATCAAGAACGTCGCAGCGCGGAGGGTCTGA
- a CDS encoding sugar phosphate isomerase/epimerase family protein, whose protein sequence is MTRSRLRGTPTMSTTPGTPGLRIGTAPDSWGVWFPDDPRQVPWERFLDEVAAAGYHLIELGPYGYLPTDPERLRDELGKRDLELVGGTVFTGFHKEGDQWTAAWEQALRVAELTTALGAEHLVVIPDLWRSDATAEALEARTLDDDQWKRLAAGHDELGKALLEQFGLHQQFHSHADSHVGTHAEVERFLDETDPRYTNLCLDTGHFAYYLGDTMKIIRDRPDRIGYLHLKQVDPALRAAALKNDTPFAIAVQQGVMCEPTDGGAGDPPLPPVVDLVSELVGPDVFAVVEQDMYPVRSLDDPLPVATRTLQHLLAGSPAARTR, encoded by the coding sequence CTGACCAGATCCCGTCTGCGAGGAACCCCGACGATGAGCACCACGCCCGGCACCCCCGGACTCCGCATCGGCACCGCCCCCGACTCCTGGGGCGTGTGGTTCCCCGACGACCCGCGCCAGGTGCCGTGGGAGCGCTTCCTCGACGAGGTGGCCGCCGCCGGCTACCACCTCATCGAGCTGGGCCCCTACGGCTACCTGCCGACCGACCCGGAGCGCCTGCGCGACGAGCTCGGCAAGCGGGACCTCGAGCTGGTCGGCGGCACCGTCTTCACCGGCTTCCACAAGGAGGGCGACCAGTGGACGGCCGCGTGGGAGCAGGCGCTGCGCGTGGCGGAGCTGACCACCGCGCTGGGTGCGGAGCACCTCGTCGTCATCCCCGACCTGTGGCGCTCCGACGCCACGGCGGAGGCCCTCGAGGCGCGCACCCTCGACGACGACCAGTGGAAGCGGCTCGCGGCCGGGCACGACGAGCTCGGCAAGGCCCTGCTGGAGCAGTTCGGGCTGCACCAGCAGTTCCACTCGCACGCCGACAGCCACGTGGGCACCCACGCCGAGGTGGAGCGCTTCCTCGACGAGACCGACCCGCGGTACACCAACCTCTGCCTCGACACCGGCCACTTCGCCTACTACCTGGGCGACACGATGAAGATCATCCGTGACCGGCCCGACCGCATCGGGTACCTGCACCTCAAGCAGGTCGACCCGGCGCTGCGCGCCGCGGCGCTGAAGAACGACACCCCCTTCGCCATCGCGGTGCAGCAGGGCGTCATGTGCGAGCCGACCGACGGGGGAGCGGGCGACCCCCCGCTGCCGCCCGTGGTCGACCTCGTCTCCGAGCTGGTGGGGCCCGACGTCTTCGCCGTCGTCGAGCAGGACATGTACCCCGTCAGGTCCCTGGACGACCCGCTGCCCGTCGCCACCCGGACCCTGCAGCACCTGCTCGCCGGCAGCCCCGCTGCACGGACCCGCTGA
- a CDS encoding ATP-binding cassette domain-containing protein — MTDTIAEHADKDLTAGAPLIQMSGVGKVYGAIRALEGIDLRVNAGEVTCVLGDNGAGKSTLIKIMSGLHSHSEGTFTVDGEEVTFGSPRESLAKGIATVYQDLAVVGLMEVWRNFFLGSEIRKGNYPLAPLDIKAMKRIADEELQKMGIHVKDIDQPIGTLSGGQRQCVAIARAVYFGARVLILDEPTAALGVKQSGVVLKYTAAARDAGLGVVFITHNPHHAYLVGNHFIILKLGRRVLDRKRSEVSLEELTAEMAGGQELAELAHELKR; from the coding sequence ATGACTGACACGATCGCCGAGCACGCCGACAAGGACCTGACGGCCGGCGCCCCCCTCATCCAGATGAGCGGCGTGGGCAAGGTCTACGGGGCCATCCGCGCCCTCGAGGGGATCGACCTGCGCGTCAACGCCGGTGAGGTCACCTGCGTGCTGGGTGACAACGGCGCCGGCAAGTCGACCCTCATCAAGATCATGTCAGGGCTGCACTCGCACTCCGAGGGCACCTTCACCGTCGACGGCGAGGAGGTGACCTTCGGCTCGCCGCGCGAGTCGCTCGCCAAGGGCATCGCCACCGTCTACCAGGACCTCGCCGTGGTCGGCCTCATGGAGGTCTGGCGCAACTTCTTCCTCGGGTCCGAGATCCGCAAGGGGAACTACCCGCTGGCGCCGCTCGACATCAAGGCGATGAAGCGCATCGCCGACGAGGAGCTCCAGAAGATGGGGATCCACGTCAAGGACATCGACCAGCCGATCGGCACGCTCTCCGGCGGCCAGCGCCAGTGCGTGGCCATCGCCCGCGCCGTCTACTTCGGCGCCCGGGTGCTCATCCTCGACGAGCCCACCGCCGCCCTCGGCGTCAAGCAGTCGGGCGTGGTGCTGAAGTACACCGCCGCGGCCCGCGACGCCGGCCTGGGCGTCGTCTTCATCACCCACAACCCGCACCACGCCTACCTGGTGGGCAACCACTTCATCATCCTCAAGCTGGGTCGCCGCGTGCTCGACCGGAAGCGCTCGGAGGTCTCCCTCGAGGAGCTCACCGCCGAGATGGCCGGCGGACAGGAGCTCGCCGAGCTCGCCCACGAGCTCAAGCGCTGA
- a CDS encoding GntR family transcriptional regulator yields MGVQEVAAGPAGTAAQRAHAQLREAVLSGALAPGSMLSENDLAASLQMSRTPVRAALARLQEEGWVTIYPQRGALVRELTADEVREAAQVRHALEVAGVRQAAPGARVRLASQQAEGLDAQRAALRSGDVGGFTSHAMGFHRAFVALAGNGLMLATYDRLQDLQQLSIARSAPRLLDDPDTVLLEHQRLLDTAVDGDWVAFAERLGEHQAAHHDPGT; encoded by the coding sequence GTGGGCGTGCAGGAGGTGGCAGCGGGCCCTGCGGGGACCGCGGCGCAGCGCGCCCACGCGCAGCTGCGTGAGGCCGTCCTCAGCGGCGCCCTGGCCCCGGGCTCGATGCTCAGCGAGAACGACCTCGCTGCGTCCCTGCAGATGAGCCGCACCCCCGTGCGCGCCGCCCTCGCCCGCCTCCAGGAGGAGGGCTGGGTGACCATCTACCCCCAGCGCGGAGCGCTGGTGCGGGAGCTCACCGCCGACGAGGTGCGGGAGGCCGCCCAGGTGCGCCACGCCCTCGAGGTGGCCGGCGTGCGCCAGGCCGCCCCCGGCGCGCGCGTCCGGCTGGCGTCCCAGCAGGCGGAGGGCCTGGACGCGCAGCGGGCGGCGCTCCGCAGCGGCGACGTCGGGGGGTTCACCTCGCACGCCATGGGCTTCCACCGGGCGTTCGTCGCCCTCGCCGGCAACGGGCTGATGCTGGCCACCTACGACCGGCTGCAGGACCTGCAGCAGCTGTCCATCGCCCGCAGCGCCCCGCGGCTCCTGGACGACCCGGACACCGTGCTGCTCGAGCACCAGCGCCTGCTGGACACCGCCGTCGACGGCGACTGGGTGGCGTTCGCCGAGCGGCTCGGCGAGCACCAGGCCGCCCACCACGACCCGGGCACGTGA